Within the Bacillus sp. FSL K6-3431 genome, the region CAGAAAAAATGAGGTTTTATTAGTCAAAACGCATTGGCGTTCGGATACATGGGAACTTCCGGGAGGACAAGTGGAGGAAGGAGAGTCTCTAGATGAAGCAGTAAGGAGAGAATTTTTAGAAGAAACAGGTATTATCATCAAACCAATAGGAGTTACGGGCGTTTATTCCAACACGACCAAAGGAATTGTAAGCATCGTTTTTTATGCGGAATATGTTAGTGGGGAGATTAAGATCCAACCTGAAGAAATTAAAGAAGCCTGTTTTGTAGAATTGAATGAGTCAAACATAGATACATATCTTGTCCGCCCCCATATGAAATCTCGTACCTTAGATGCAATGAGAAAACAATCCCTCTCTCCTTATGAGGCTTGGGAAGTAGACCCATTTAATTTATTGGAAAGACTAGAATGATAAATAGAC harbors:
- a CDS encoding NUDIX hydrolase, whose amino-acid sequence is MSTPKHIVAVSAYVTNRKNEVLLVKTHWRSDTWELPGGQVEEGESLDEAVRREFLEETGIIIKPIGVTGVYSNTTKGIVSIVFYAEYVSGEIKIQPEEIKEACFVELNESNIDTYLVRPHMKSRTLDAMRKQSLSPYEAWEVDPFNLLERLE